A single Notoacmeibacter ruber DNA region contains:
- the purF gene encoding amidophosphoribosyltransferase: protein MAETDRFISDDWDNEADAFHDECGVFGIYGRQDAAPIVTLGLHALQHRGQEAAGIVSFDGAQFHVERHIGLIGDTFTKQSVMDRLPGHRAIGHARYSTTGESSLRNVQPLFAELADGGFAVAHNGNITNAMTIQRVLQKRGAIISSTSDTETLLHLVATSEKTNFNDRFIDAVRQLEGAFSLVALSSKKMIGCRDPLGIRPLVLGDLDGSYILCSETCALDIIGARFVRDVKPGEMVVITEKGIQSHFPFDSVESRFCIFEYVYFARPDSVIEGRDVYAIRKNIGTELAREEAIEADMVVPVPDSGTPAAIGYAQEANLPFELGIIRNHYVGRTFIQPGDSIRHMGVKLKHNANRRTIEGKRVVLVDDSIVRGTTSQKIVQMIRDAGAKEVHMRIASPPTRASCFYGVDTPETAKLLASRMSVEEMADFIRVDSLAFLSNDGLYRAVGEEKRNDEKPQFCDACFTREYPTRLTDLEGSDNVRRLSVLSSKG, encoded by the coding sequence ATGGCTGAGACCGACCGTTTCATTTCCGATGATTGGGATAACGAAGCCGATGCGTTTCACGACGAGTGCGGCGTGTTCGGCATTTACGGACGGCAGGACGCCGCTCCCATCGTCACGCTCGGGCTGCACGCCCTTCAGCATCGGGGACAGGAAGCGGCGGGGATCGTATCCTTCGATGGCGCACAGTTCCACGTCGAGCGGCATATCGGCCTGATCGGCGACACCTTCACCAAGCAGAGCGTGATGGATCGCCTACCGGGCCACCGGGCGATCGGCCACGCGCGTTATTCGACCACCGGCGAATCGAGCCTTCGCAATGTCCAGCCGCTCTTCGCCGAGTTGGCGGACGGCGGTTTCGCCGTCGCGCATAACGGCAACATCACCAATGCGATGACGATCCAGCGCGTTCTGCAGAAGCGTGGAGCCATCATCTCGTCCACGTCGGACACCGAAACGCTTCTGCATCTGGTGGCGACAAGCGAGAAGACCAATTTCAACGACCGCTTCATCGACGCTGTCCGCCAGTTGGAAGGAGCTTTCTCGCTCGTTGCTCTTTCCTCCAAGAAGATGATCGGCTGCCGCGACCCGCTCGGCATCAGGCCGCTCGTGCTCGGCGATCTGGACGGCTCCTACATCCTCTGCTCGGAAACCTGTGCGCTGGATATTATTGGTGCGCGCTTCGTCCGGGACGTGAAGCCGGGCGAGATGGTCGTCATCACAGAAAAGGGCATCCAGAGCCATTTTCCGTTCGACAGCGTGGAAAGTCGCTTCTGCATCTTCGAATATGTCTACTTCGCTCGCCCGGATTCGGTGATCGAGGGTCGCGACGTTTATGCCATTCGCAAGAATATCGGCACGGAACTGGCGCGCGAAGAGGCGATCGAGGCCGATATGGTGGTTCCCGTGCCCGACAGCGGAACGCCTGCCGCGATCGGCTATGCGCAGGAAGCCAATTTGCCTTTCGAACTCGGCATTATCCGAAACCATTATGTCGGTCGAACCTTCATCCAGCCGGGCGACTCGATCCGCCATATGGGCGTGAAGCTGAAGCACAACGCCAATCGCAGAACGATCGAGGGCAAGCGGGTGGTGCTGGTCGACGATTCGATCGTGCGCGGAACGACAAGCCAGAAAATCGTTCAGATGATCCGCGATGCCGGCGCCAAGGAGGTGCATATGCGCATCGCTTCCCCACCAACGCGCGCATCGTGCTTCTATGGCGTCGACACACCGGAAACCGCCAAGCTTCTTGCAAGCCGCATGTCGGTCGAGGAGATGGCGGATTTCATTCGGGTCGACAGCCTCGCCTTTCTTTCCAATGACGGCCTTTACCGCGCCGTCGGCGAAGAGAAACGCAATGATGAGAAGCCGCAATTCTGCGATGCTTGCTTTACGAGAGAATATCCAACACGACTCACGGATCTTGAAGGTTCCGACAATGTCCGGCGCCTCTCCGTCCTGTCGTCGAAAGGCTAG
- a CDS encoding SAM-dependent methyltransferase — MIGRLVDRMIGTGTLIATLPNGQSHRFGPGGAPRVAVKIHDQRTLLSIVLNPDPAFPEAYMDGKITLEEGDLLDFFQLLSPSQRNADYPMIARLRNNIRFAGRHFSQWNGIAASRRNVKTHYDLSPAMYRRFLDDDMQYSCAYFPRPGMTLEEAQIAKKRHIAAKLLVEPSMDVLDIGCGWGGMALTLAEECGANVTGITLSDEQLSVAKERAVGRDDVHFELRDYRTLERTYDRIVSVGMFEHVGIRNYDTFFGKSKELLASDGIMLLHTIGRSSPPDVTSPFLHKYIFPGGYIPALSEISVSIEKAGLTITDVEILTTHYADTLAEWRRRFHAVRDEVLAEYDERFFRMWDVYLTASEASFRYYDMVVFQLQIVRDKTVVPMSRDYIAERETKLASAGDESAHRDLAHAAQ, encoded by the coding sequence ATGATCGGCAGACTGGTTGACCGGATGATCGGGACTGGCACGCTGATCGCAACACTGCCGAACGGGCAGTCGCATCGGTTCGGGCCGGGCGGCGCGCCAAGGGTCGCGGTAAAGATCCACGATCAGCGAACCCTCTTGTCCATCGTATTAAATCCGGATCCGGCCTTCCCGGAAGCGTATATGGACGGCAAGATCACGCTGGAAGAAGGAGATCTTCTGGATTTCTTCCAGCTCCTCTCGCCTTCGCAGCGAAATGCCGACTACCCCATGATTGCAAGGCTGCGAAACAATATACGGTTCGCCGGGCGCCATTTTTCGCAGTGGAATGGGATCGCCGCGTCCCGCCGCAATGTGAAAACGCATTACGATCTGTCGCCGGCGATGTATCGACGCTTTCTCGACGACGACATGCAATATTCCTGCGCGTACTTCCCGCGGCCAGGCATGACGCTCGAAGAGGCGCAGATTGCCAAGAAGAGGCACATTGCTGCCAAGCTGCTCGTCGAGCCGTCTATGGACGTTCTCGATATCGGCTGCGGATGGGGCGGCATGGCTCTCACCCTCGCGGAGGAATGCGGCGCCAACGTCACCGGTATCACGTTGTCCGACGAGCAGTTGTCTGTCGCGAAAGAGCGCGCGGTCGGGCGCGACGATGTCCATTTCGAGCTACGTGACTACCGGACCCTCGAACGGACATATGACCGCATCGTCTCGGTCGGAATGTTCGAGCATGTGGGTATCCGCAACTACGATACCTTCTTCGGCAAATCCAAGGAATTGTTGGCTTCCGACGGCATTATGCTGCTGCATACGATCGGCCGCAGCAGTCCACCGGACGTGACCAGCCCCTTCCTGCACAAATACATTTTTCCCGGCGGCTATATTCCCGCTCTGTCGGAAATATCGGTCTCCATTGAGAAAGCGGGACTGACGATCACCGATGTGGAAATCCTGACAACGCATTATGCCGATACGCTCGCCGAATGGCGCCGGCGCTTTCATGCCGTTCGCGACGAGGTGCTCGCCGAATATGACGAGCGCTTCTTCCGGATGTGGGACGTGTATCTGACGGCTTCGGAAGCCTCGTTTCGCTATTACGACATGGTGGTTTTCCAGTTGCAGATAGTTCGCGACAAAACGGTCGTCCCCATGAGCCGGGATTATATCGCCGAACGCGAAACGAAGCTGGCGTCAGCCGGCGATGAATCTGCACACAGAGATCTGGCGCATGCGGCCCAGTAG
- the alr gene encoding alanine racemase has product MTAAAALVEKEVNGLPGTILTIDLSALRRNWEALRLRSAPAECAAVVKADAYGLGVERVAAALPECRTFFVATPQEGAALRPIRPDATIYVLSGPWSMAAAQAMADCSLRPVINTPRQLTDWLTTGLPFALHLDTGMNRLGLTDDQAAGIGKDVRPSLLISHLACADDPDIRASAEQRERFKKISQAFEGVPLSLSNSAGVFLGDDYHFDLTRPGIALYGGSAGPRTTGISSVIRLSARIIQLREARAGEAVSYGYSHRLKRDSRLATVAIGYADGFLRSASGSGVPLRSAVPGGAYAMHSGTALPLLGRITMDLSIFDATDVPPSACQEGEWVEIIGDAISVDDVARRAGTIGYEVLTALGRRHDRRYV; this is encoded by the coding sequence GTGACGGCGGCGGCCGCGCTTGTCGAAAAAGAGGTGAACGGCCTTCCCGGGACGATACTGACCATCGACCTTTCGGCGCTTCGCCGCAACTGGGAAGCGCTGCGGCTTCGATCAGCGCCCGCCGAATGCGCGGCCGTGGTCAAGGCCGACGCCTACGGTCTCGGCGTTGAGCGCGTTGCGGCGGCTCTGCCGGAATGTCGAACGTTTTTCGTGGCGACCCCGCAGGAAGGTGCGGCGCTGCGGCCGATACGACCTGATGCGACGATTTACGTTCTTTCGGGGCCATGGAGCATGGCGGCGGCCCAGGCCATGGCGGATTGCTCCCTTCGACCCGTCATCAATACCCCACGGCAATTGACCGACTGGCTCACGACGGGGCTTCCCTTCGCGCTCCATCTTGATACGGGGATGAACCGGCTCGGCCTGACTGACGACCAGGCGGCGGGAATAGGCAAAGATGTCCGGCCTTCGCTCCTCATCAGTCACTTAGCCTGCGCGGACGATCCCGACATTCGGGCAAGTGCAGAGCAAAGAGAGCGATTCAAGAAAATCAGCCAAGCTTTTGAAGGCGTGCCACTTTCTCTCAGCAATTCCGCCGGCGTTTTTCTCGGTGACGACTATCATTTCGATCTGACCCGCCCGGGTATTGCGCTTTATGGCGGATCGGCGGGACCGCGGACCACCGGCATCTCGTCGGTCATCAGACTTTCCGCCCGAATCATTCAGCTTCGCGAAGCAAGGGCTGGCGAAGCGGTCTCTTACGGTTATAGCCACCGCCTCAAGCGAGACAGTCGCCTTGCCACGGTTGCCATCGGCTATGCGGATGGCTTCCTGCGTTCGGCCTCCGGCAGCGGTGTGCCGCTCCGCTCCGCGGTGCCCGGGGGCGCTTATGCGATGCATAGCGGCACGGCCCTCCCCCTCCTTGGCAGGATCACCATGGACCTTTCCATCTTCGACGCAACCGACGTGCCACCCTCGGCTTGTCAGGAAGGCGAGTGGGTGGAAATCATCGGTGACGCAATTTCAGTTGATGACGTCGCGCGCCGCGCCGGAACGATCGGCTACGAGGTCCTGACGGCGCTCGGGCGCCGACACGATCGCCGTTACGTTTGA
- the radA gene encoding DNA repair protein RadA has protein sequence MARQKISFICAQCGTVHPRWQGKCDGCGEWNTLAEEQAGGGVGGGHQRAPKKGRPVELVTLDGEQQEAPRIRTGIAELDRVTGGGFVRGSALLLGGDPGIGKSTLLMQAAASLARRGSRVIYVSGEEATGQVRLRARRLDAADSAVMLAAETNVENILATLADGPRPDFVILDSVQTLWTDSVESAPGTVTQVRASASAMIRYAKQTGAAIVLVGHVTKDGQIAGPRVVEHMVDGVLYFEGDGGQAYRILRTVKNRFGATDEIGVFAMSDKGLAEVANPSELFLGERNGKSPGAAVFAGMEGSRPILVEIQALVAPSPLGTPRRSVIGWDSGRLSMILAVLEAHCGVRFSQHDVYLNVAGGYRITEPAADLAAAAALVSSLAGLALPADCVYFGEISLSGAVRPVGHSIQRLKEAHKLGFERAVLPASTEEIGTKALRLSQPETLVDLVASIAGSSQISAREEAA, from the coding sequence ATGGCCCGTCAGAAGATCAGTTTCATTTGCGCACAATGCGGCACAGTTCATCCGCGCTGGCAGGGTAAATGCGATGGATGCGGCGAATGGAACACGCTGGCCGAGGAACAGGCGGGCGGCGGTGTCGGCGGCGGGCATCAACGCGCGCCGAAAAAAGGCCGGCCTGTGGAACTGGTCACGCTGGACGGCGAGCAGCAGGAGGCGCCACGCATCCGAACCGGGATTGCTGAGCTGGACCGCGTCACCGGAGGCGGCTTCGTGCGCGGCTCTGCGCTTCTTTTGGGCGGCGACCCGGGAATCGGAAAATCGACACTCCTGATGCAGGCGGCGGCGTCCCTCGCTCGTCGAGGAAGTCGTGTCATCTATGTCTCGGGTGAGGAAGCCACCGGGCAGGTCCGCTTACGGGCTCGCAGGCTCGATGCAGCGGACAGCGCGGTGATGCTCGCAGCCGAAACCAATGTGGAGAATATTCTCGCAACCCTCGCTGACGGTCCGCGTCCGGATTTCGTCATTCTCGACTCGGTTCAGACTCTCTGGACCGACAGCGTGGAGAGTGCACCCGGCACCGTTACTCAGGTACGCGCCAGCGCATCAGCCATGATCCGCTATGCCAAACAGACCGGCGCGGCAATCGTGCTCGTCGGACACGTGACCAAGGACGGACAGATCGCCGGACCTCGCGTGGTCGAGCACATGGTGGATGGCGTGCTCTATTTCGAAGGCGATGGCGGCCAAGCCTACCGGATTCTCCGGACTGTCAAGAATCGTTTTGGCGCGACCGACGAGATCGGCGTCTTTGCGATGAGCGACAAGGGGCTGGCAGAGGTCGCCAACCCGTCGGAACTCTTTCTGGGCGAGCGCAACGGCAAATCGCCAGGCGCAGCCGTTTTTGCAGGCATGGAGGGCAGTCGTCCCATTCTTGTGGAAATCCAGGCGCTCGTCGCGCCCTCCCCACTCGGCACGCCCCGCCGCTCGGTGATCGGCTGGGACAGCGGTCGGCTCTCCATGATCCTCGCCGTGCTGGAAGCCCATTGCGGCGTCCGCTTTTCACAACACGATGTCTATCTGAATGTCGCCGGAGGCTATCGCATTACCGAGCCTGCTGCCGATCTTGCCGCCGCCGCCGCGCTGGTATCGTCGCTGGCCGGGCTTGCTCTGCCTGCCGATTGCGTCTATTTCGGCGAAATCAGTCTCTCCGGGGCGGTGCGGCCGGTCGGCCATTCCATCCAGCGGTTAAAAGAGGCGCATAAGCTGGGATTTGAAAGGGCTGTTCTTCCGGCGAGTACCGAGGAAATCGGAACCAAGGCGTTACGGCTCTCGCAGCCTGAGACTCTGGTTGATCTGGTTGCCTCCATCGCAGGCTCCTCGCAAATTTCGGCGCGTGAAGAAGCGGCCTGA
- a CDS encoding SDR family NAD(P)-dependent oxidoreductase — MIGTVPDLSGRVALVTGASRGIGYFIAKGLAGCGAHVVAVARTVGGLEELDDEIKAAGGSATLVPLDLTDMAGIDRLGGAIHERWGKLDVLVANAGVLGTISPIGHVEAKVFEKVMSVNVISQWRLIRSVDPLLRLSDAGRAILMSSGAASSAKAFWGPYAASKAALEALGRSWAHETQNMAVRVNMANPGATRTAMRAQAMPGEEPETLPHPSEIAQRLLFLASPQLQVTGKRFEARDQVFVDLPAPA; from the coding sequence TTGATCGGAACGGTGCCGGATCTTTCCGGACGCGTTGCTCTCGTGACGGGCGCGTCGCGCGGGATCGGCTACTTCATTGCCAAGGGTCTGGCCGGTTGCGGCGCGCATGTTGTCGCAGTTGCCCGCACCGTCGGTGGTCTGGAAGAACTCGACGATGAAATAAAGGCAGCCGGCGGCAGCGCTACTCTCGTACCGCTTGACCTGACGGACATGGCCGGCATCGACCGTCTCGGCGGCGCCATTCATGAGCGGTGGGGCAAGCTGGACGTGCTTGTCGCCAATGCCGGGGTCCTCGGCACCATTTCCCCTATCGGCCATGTCGAGGCAAAAGTCTTCGAGAAAGTGATGAGCGTGAACGTCATCAGCCAGTGGCGCCTCATCCGTTCCGTCGATCCGCTGTTACGACTTTCCGATGCAGGTCGGGCGATCCTCATGAGTTCCGGCGCAGCATCGTCCGCCAAGGCGTTCTGGGGTCCTTATGCCGCTTCCAAAGCGGCGCTGGAAGCACTCGGGCGCTCTTGGGCGCACGAGACGCAGAACATGGCCGTGCGCGTGAATATGGCCAATCCAGGCGCCACGCGCACCGCCATGCGCGCGCAGGCCATGCCGGGCGAAGAGCCGGAAACGTTGCCGCATCCATCCGAGATCGCACAGCGCCTGCTGTTTCTTGCCTCACCGCAATTGCAGGTGACCGGCAAGCGCTTCGAAGCACGCGATCAGGTTTTTGTCGACCTTCCCGCACCGGCCTGA
- the pssA gene encoding CDP-diacylglycerol--serine O-phosphatidyltransferase: MTQTPDQEKDIANTSGRGPRLREIPLRLIWPNLVTVLAICFGLTGMRFALEGDMERAVYLVLVAAFLDGIDGRLARMLKATSRFGAEMDSLADIVNFGVVPAILLYSDLLHLTKPFGWIAVLIFAIACGLRLARFNVMSENPGRAPWQGEYFVGMPAPSAAVLLLVPVYLGVLGVEPSPTFAVIATIYALGVAILTVSRLPVWSGKALGARVPRDAVVPILLAVVIFAMVLYSYTFLTLVVGSILLLASIPISTYRYNVRLKAWQERQDLGQTEAEPDDRREPIDEDISL, encoded by the coding sequence ATGACGCAAACCCCGGATCAGGAGAAAGATATCGCCAATACATCGGGCCGCGGACCACGGCTGCGGGAAATCCCGCTTCGGCTGATCTGGCCGAATCTCGTCACAGTCCTGGCTATCTGTTTCGGCCTCACCGGCATGCGCTTCGCTTTGGAAGGCGATATGGAGCGTGCCGTCTACCTGGTACTTGTTGCGGCTTTCCTCGACGGTATCGACGGCCGGCTGGCGCGGATGCTGAAAGCCACCAGCCGGTTCGGCGCGGAGATGGATTCTCTGGCAGACATTGTCAATTTCGGTGTCGTGCCGGCGATTCTTCTCTACAGCGACCTTTTGCATCTGACCAAGCCATTCGGTTGGATCGCCGTGCTCATCTTCGCAATAGCCTGCGGCCTGCGGCTTGCACGCTTCAATGTGATGAGTGAAAATCCGGGCAGGGCGCCGTGGCAGGGCGAATACTTCGTTGGCATGCCCGCGCCCTCTGCTGCCGTCCTGCTTCTTGTGCCCGTCTATCTCGGTGTACTGGGCGTCGAGCCAAGCCCCACATTCGCAGTGATCGCTACGATTTATGCCTTGGGCGTCGCCATTCTCACGGTCAGCCGTCTGCCGGTCTGGTCCGGCAAGGCTCTCGGAGCGCGCGTGCCACGCGATGCCGTTGTGCCGATTCTCCTAGCCGTCGTGATCTTCGCGATGGTGCTTTACTCATACACCTTTCTGACGCTGGTCGTCGGCTCCATTCTCCTGTTGGCTTCGATCCCGATCTCGACGTATCGCTACAATGTGCGCCTCAAGGCCTGGCAGGAGCGACAGGATCTTGGCCAAACCGAAGCCGAACCCGACGACCGACGCGAGCCGATCGACGAGGATATCTCGCTTTAG
- a CDS encoding YbaN family protein, with amino-acid sequence MTFDFPAQGEAVAVMRWFWMAAGFTALILGLLGVALPLLPTVPFLLLAAFCFARSSPRLHNWLVNHPRFGPPIMDWHREGAISLRAKRLATLSIVAVFGLSVAMGLGVTLLAIQAITLACVLVFIWTRPHGARSLATTDDQT; translated from the coding sequence GTGACTTTCGATTTTCCTGCGCAAGGGGAAGCAGTGGCGGTGATGCGTTGGTTCTGGATGGCAGCGGGATTCACCGCGCTGATACTCGGCTTGCTGGGGGTGGCGCTGCCCCTGCTGCCGACTGTTCCGTTTCTGCTTCTCGCGGCGTTCTGCTTCGCTCGTTCCTCGCCGCGTCTTCACAATTGGTTGGTCAACCATCCCCGGTTTGGCCCACCCATCATGGATTGGCATCGTGAAGGTGCGATCTCGCTCCGCGCGAAGAGGCTTGCCACGCTCTCCATTGTTGCTGTGTTCGGTTTGTCGGTTGCTATGGGGTTGGGTGTCACCTTGCTGGCCATTCAGGCGATAACGCTCGCATGTGTGCTGGTTTTTATTTGGACGCGGCCCCATGGAGCGCGGTCCCTGGCGACGACAGACGATCAAACGTAA
- a CDS encoding replicative DNA helicase produces the protein MAEPARHLQAVDGGSGDNYRQAPNNIEAEQALLGAILVNNDAFYRVSDFLKPVHFHDPLHRKIYEVAGELIRMGKSANPVTLKTFLPADQSIGDMTVSQYLARLAAEAITIINAEDYGRGIYDLATRRALIGIGEGMVNTAFDAPVDAPPQQQIEDAERRLFELAETGRYDGGFEAFSDALATAIDMAGAAYQRDGHLSGISTGFIDIDRKLGGLQPSDLVILAGRPAMGKTSLATNIAHNIAAAYEPAPQADGSVKPAQGGVVGFFSLEMSSEQLATRIISEQARISSSKIRRGEITEADFDKLIACSQMMQRTPLYIDQTGGISIAALAARARRLKRQRGLDVIVIDYLQLMQGTAKSAGNRVQELTEITTGLKALAKELNTPIIALSQLSRQVESRDDKRPQLSDLRESGSIEQDADVVLFVYRDEYYMQNKEPEFGTPEHEDWQQKFDRVRGKAELIIAKQRHGPTGTVDLGFEGEFTKFSDLADEERLPERFE, from the coding sequence ATGGCCGAACCGGCACGGCACCTGCAGGCAGTGGACGGCGGCTCGGGCGATAATTATCGTCAGGCGCCGAACAATATTGAAGCCGAGCAGGCGCTTCTCGGCGCCATTCTTGTCAATAATGACGCGTTTTACCGCGTCTCCGACTTTCTCAAGCCGGTCCATTTTCACGATCCGCTGCACCGCAAGATCTATGAAGTCGCCGGCGAACTGATCCGCATGGGCAAAAGCGCCAATCCGGTCACATTGAAGACCTTTCTGCCGGCGGATCAATCCATTGGCGACATGACTGTCAGCCAGTATCTGGCGCGGCTTGCAGCCGAGGCGATCACCATCATCAATGCCGAGGATTACGGGCGGGGGATCTACGATCTGGCGACCCGACGCGCGCTGATCGGCATTGGCGAAGGCATGGTCAATACCGCCTTCGACGCGCCCGTCGATGCGCCGCCGCAGCAACAGATCGAGGATGCCGAACGCCGGCTTTTCGAACTGGCCGAGACCGGCCGCTATGATGGCGGCTTCGAAGCCTTTTCCGACGCCCTTGCCACAGCCATCGACATGGCTGGCGCGGCCTATCAGCGCGACGGCCACCTCTCCGGTATCTCCACGGGCTTTATCGATATCGACCGCAAGCTGGGCGGGCTTCAGCCGTCCGACCTTGTCATTCTGGCCGGCCGTCCCGCCATGGGTAAGACGTCGCTAGCCACCAATATCGCTCACAACATTGCCGCAGCCTATGAACCGGCCCCTCAGGCTGACGGTTCGGTCAAGCCAGCCCAAGGCGGTGTCGTCGGCTTCTTCAGCCTGGAAATGAGCTCCGAACAGCTCGCCACACGTATCATTTCCGAGCAGGCGCGTATTTCGTCCTCGAAAATCCGCCGCGGCGAGATTACCGAAGCGGATTTCGACAAGCTCATCGCCTGTTCGCAGATGATGCAGCGCACCCCGCTCTACATCGACCAGACCGGTGGTATCTCCATTGCGGCACTCGCCGCGCGGGCGCGGCGGCTGAAACGCCAGCGTGGGCTCGACGTCATCGTGATCGACTACCTCCAGCTCATGCAGGGCACGGCTAAGAGCGCCGGCAACCGCGTGCAGGAGCTGACCGAGATCACCACCGGCCTCAAGGCCCTGGCCAAGGAACTCAATACCCCGATCATCGCGCTCAGCCAGCTTTCCCGACAGGTTGAATCGCGCGACGACAAACGTCCGCAGCTTTCGGATCTGCGTGAATCCGGTTCGATCGAGCAGGATGCCGACGTTGTGCTCTTCGTCTATCGCGATGAATACTACATGCAGAACAAGGAGCCGGAGTTCGGCACACCGGAACATGAAGACTGGCAACAGAAATTCGACCGGGTCCGCGGCAAGGCGGAACTGATCATTGCCAAGCAGCGTCATGGACCGACCGGCACGGTCGACCTCGGCTTCGAAGGCGAATTCACGAAATTCTCCGATCTGGCGGATGAGGAGCGTCTGCCGGAGCGCTTCGAGTGA
- the rplI gene encoding 50S ribosomal protein L9, translating to MQVILLERVNKLGGIGDTVTVKPGFARNYLIPTGRALRANETNKARFEAERAQIEARNEERKSEARKIADELDGKTFVVIRSAAETGQLYGSVSSRDISDLLKSEGFKVGRSQVDLNQAIKAIGITDVPVELHPEVRVSISLNIARTTDEAERQVRGEDLTSAEAIYGEDINDAAQPEEFFEEDDLYDDGSAPAEETDSEEEEQSES from the coding sequence ATGCAGGTCATTCTCCTGGAACGCGTTAACAAGCTTGGCGGCATTGGCGATACCGTCACCGTCAAGCCGGGCTTTGCCCGTAATTATCTGATCCCGACGGGCCGTGCCCTGCGGGCGAACGAGACCAACAAGGCACGCTTCGAAGCCGAACGTGCTCAGATCGAAGCCCGCAACGAAGAGCGCAAGTCCGAAGCCCGTAAGATTGCCGACGAACTCGACGGCAAGACCTTCGTGGTGATCCGCTCTGCCGCCGAAACGGGCCAGCTTTACGGTTCGGTCTCCTCTCGTGACATTTCCGACCTTCTGAAGTCCGAAGGCTTCAAGGTTGGCCGCAGCCAGGTTGACCTCAACCAGGCCATCAAGGCCATTGGCATCACGGACGTCCCGGTCGAGCTTCACCCTGAAGTGCGCGTGTCGATCTCGCTCAACATCGCCCGTACCACGGACGAAGCCGAGCGCCAGGTGCGCGGCGAAGACCTGACAAGCGCCGAGGCTATCTACGGCGAAGACATCAACGATGCGGCCCAGCCGGAAGAGTTCTTCGAAGAAGATGACCTCTATGATGACGGCAGCGCACCGGCGGAAGAGACCGATAGCGAAGAAGAAGAGCAGAGCGAAAGCTGA
- a CDS encoding CvpA family protein — MTLLDGIFIVFTLVSALLAMVRGFSREVLSIASWIIAGIVAWIAYPFLSPYLLEPLGRQIYADLAAAAIIFLIVLIIVTIITMRIADFIIDSRAGALDRTLGFIYGVARGVVVLAVALLFFQWLVAGNPPEWVANAKCRAILDPVGEEIASLLPEDPERDLFDRFLDDEDDTEAQPGDEDATQN, encoded by the coding sequence ATGACACTTCTGGATGGCATCTTCATTGTTTTCACGCTGGTGTCGGCGCTTCTTGCCATGGTTCGGGGCTTCTCTCGTGAAGTGCTCTCCATCGCATCCTGGATCATCGCCGGCATTGTCGCGTGGATCGCCTATCCGTTTCTCTCTCCCTATCTTCTCGAACCGCTTGGCCGGCAGATCTATGCCGATCTCGCCGCGGCGGCGATCATTTTCCTGATCGTTCTGATCATCGTCACCATCATCACCATGCGCATCGCCGACTTCATCATCGACAGTCGGGCCGGCGCGCTGGACCGTACGCTGGGCTTCATTTACGGCGTGGCGCGAGGCGTGGTCGTTCTGGCTGTAGCTCTGCTTTTCTTCCAGTGGCTGGTCGCCGGCAATCCGCCGGAATGGGTGGCCAACGCCAAGTGCCGGGCGATCCTGGATCCGGTAGGCGAGGAAATTGCCTCGCTCCTGCCTGAAGATCCCGAACGCGACCTATTCGACCGGTTTCTGGACGACGAAGACGACACCGAGGCCCAGCCTGGTGATGAAGACGCGACACAGAACTGA